One window from the genome of Lacerta agilis isolate rLacAgi1 chromosome 18, rLacAgi1.pri, whole genome shotgun sequence encodes:
- the CTXN1 gene encoding cortexin-1, translated as MENASTLDYELLSPGRVEPVPSPFAMDAEQKTVFAFVILLLAFLVMLMVRCFRILLDPYSRMPASSWTDHKEGLERGQFDYALV; from the coding sequence ATGGAAAACGCCTCGACGCTGGATTACGAGCTCCTGTCCCCGGGGCGAGTGGAGCCCGTCCCCAGCCCCTTCGCGATGGACGCGGAACAGAAGACAGTCTTTGCCTTCGTCATCCTCCTGCTGGCGTTCTTGGTGATGCTGATGGTCCGGTGCTTCCGCATCCTCCTGGACCCTTACAGCCGGATGCCCGCTTCGTCCTGGACCGACCACAAGGAGGGGCTGGAGAGGGGCCAGTTTGATTACGCCCTGGTATAG